The Streptomyces sp. NBC_01439 genome contains the following window.
CAGCTCCTTGCGGTCGTCCGTGTAGCCGTCCCACTGGTCCGCGCTGATCGCGATGCCGCCCTCGGGCAGGCCGAGCAACTTGGTGAGCGGCTTCAGCAGGTGCGCGGGGAGCGATCCGAAGGCCACCGGCGAGATCATCACGGAGGTGCCGACCAGCTTCCAGGTCGCCTCCGAGCCCGCGAGGCCCGACTTGAGCCAGTCCAGCTGGGCCCGCCCGGTGATGGTGCGCTCCGGGTCGTCCACCGAGCCGCTGCCGACCTTGGTCTGCTGCGAGCGGAAGGAGCGCAGGTCCAACAGGTGCAGGTCGGCGAGGGTGCCGAAGCGCAGCCGGCGGTAGACGGTGCCCGCGATGGAGGCGCGGACGGGCATCCACTCGAAGTACGCCTGCTTGGCGGCGGCGGCGCGGGCCGCCCACTCGCCCTCGGCCCCCGGGGTGTGGTTCTCGGCGCCGCCGGCCCAGGCGTCGTTGGCGAACTCGTGGTCGTCCCAGATGGCGATGATCGGGTGCGCGTGGTGCAGGGCCTGGAGGTCGGCGTCCGTCTTGTACTTGCCGTGGCGCGTGCGGTAGTCGGCGAGCGAGACGATCTCGTGCTTCGGCTCGTGCGGGCGTACGACGTACTTCGCCTCCGGATATCCCCCGGACTGGTACTCGTAGATGTAGTCGCCCAGGTGCAGGATCGCGTGCAGGTCCGTGCGGGCCGCCAGGTGGCGGTAGGCGGAGAAGTAGCCGGACTCCCAGTTGGCGCAGGAGACCACGCCGAAGCGGACCCCCTCGGTCGTCGTCTCGTGGGCCGGGGTGGTCAGGGTGCGCCCGACGGGGGAGGAGGTGCTGCCGGCGGTGAACCGGTACCAGTACGGCGTCTGCGGCTGCAGCCCGCGCACGTCCACCTTGACCGTGTGGTCGGTGGCGGCGCTCGCGGTGACGGTGCCGGAGCCGACGATGCGGGTGAAGCCCTTGTCGGCCGCCACTTCCCAGTTCACCTGGGTGGCCGGGCCGAGCCCGGAGCCGGGAACGGCTTCGGGCGTCGGGGTGACGCGGGTCCAGAGCAGGACCCCGTCGGGCAGCGGGTCGCCCGAGGCGACGCCGTGGAGGAAGGCGGGAGCGGTGCCCGCCGCGTGGGCGGCCGATGCGCCCAGCGAGGTGAGGGGGGCCAGTGCGGCCGTGGCCGCGGCGGCCAGAACGACCGTGCGACGGCGGGGAGTTGCCGCGGACTGGGAGGAGGTGAGATGACTGGTCACGGATGATCATATTACCGACGGGTACACCTCTTCGAACAGATGCGTGCATGCAAAGGGCGGGCGAACTCTGGGAGTTCGCCCGCCCTTCGAGGAGGCCCGTCCGGACGGTGATTTCCGGATCGCCCCGGGATCAGCCCTGCAGGGCCTTGTCGATCGCCGCCGTGAACAGCTCCGCCGTCTGCGGAGTGTCGATCTTCTTGCCGTCCATCTTCAGGGTCGGCGTGCCCTTCACCCCGGACTTGTCGAAGGACTTCGACATCTCCAGCGCCCACCGGTCGTACGTACCGTCCTCGACGGCTTTCTTGAACTCGGCGTTGCCCTTGAGCGCCGGGACCGTGTCCGCGACCTTCAGCAGGTAGTCGTCCTTGGCGAAGCTGTCGACGCTCTCCTCGGGGTGCAGGTCCTTGGAGTACAGCGCGCCCTTGTACTGCAGGAAGGCCTCCGGGCTGACGTTCAGCGCCGCGCCCAGGGCGCTCAGCGCGTTCTTCGAGCCCTCGCCCTTGACGGCGTTGTCGATGAAGGTGGCGCCGATGTACTGGAGCTTGTACTTGCCCGCGTCCACGTCCTTCTTGATCTGCTCGCCGGCCGCCTGCTCGAAGGCGGCGCAGGCCGGGCAGCGCGAGTCCTCGTACAGCTCCAGGGTCTTCTTGGCGTCGGGCTTGCCGATGACGACCGTGGTGCCGTCCTCGCCCTCGGTGTTCTTCGGCTTGACCAGCTCGGCCGTGGCGGCCTTCTCCCAGTGGGTGGGCTGGTTGGACTGGACGACCGCGTAGCCGATGGCGCCGACCAGGCCGAGGGCCGCGACCACCGCGCCCGCCACGACGACCTGGCGGCGCACCTTGTCCTTCTTGGCCTGGGCCTCGCGCTCGGCGCGCAGGCGCTCGCGGGCCGCTGCCTTGTTCGCCTGGCTGTTGCGTGAACTCATCATGATCTCCGTGGGGTGTGACGTGTGGAAGGGACTGCCGTACGTGCGTCAGGCGCGGGCGAGCGCGCCGAGCACGGGGGGTCCCCGCCGTCCCACGGAGTGTGCCGGGAAGCGGGTGCGGGCCCCGGCGGCCGGGCGGACCGACCGCAGCAGCGCCCGCGCCGGCCGGCGGACCACCGCGACCGAGGTCGCCGCCAGCAGCAGCGGCCGGAACGCGAAGGCGGCCACCGCCCGCAACAGCCGGCCCAGTGCCCGCTCGCCGTGCCGCAGCCAGGCCGCGGCCAGCAGCCCGACCGAGACGTGGGCGCCGAGCAGCAGCCAGGGCGTGTACGGCCCCGGCGAGGACAGCAGCGCGGCCGCGTCGGCCGGCCCGGTCACCTCGGTCAGCGGCCCGCCCACCGGCGTGCCGCCGCACAGGGCGTCCAGACCCATGGCGCGCAGCGGGCCCGCGACGGGTCCGCCGGCCGGGCCGTAACAGAGGTGCTGTCCGGTGGTGAAGACGGTGTCGGCGGCCAGCTCCAGCGGTACGAGCAGCCCGGCGATGGGGCCGAAGCCCCGTTCACGGCCCGCCAGCGCGTAGGCGATCGCGAACACACCCGCGAAGGCCCCGGCCACCAGCGTGCGCGGCAGCGGGACCTGGGACATCAGGACGTGCGAGCCCGAGGAGAGCAGTACGACGAGCGCGCTGAACAGCGCGGCCCGCAGCCCCCTGAGTCCCGTCCCGGAAATGTCCATCCTCGCGAGTGTGCCATGCGTTCCTGTGGAACGAGCGGCTCAGGGAGTGAGACGCCCGTTACGGAAGAGGTCCACGAAGATCTGGTGGTCGGCGCGCGCCCGGGCCCCGTACGCGTGGGCGAAGTCCACGAGCAGCGCCGCGAAGCCGTCCTCGTCGGCGGCGATCGCCGCGTCGATGGCCCGCTCGGTGGAGAAGGGCACCAGGGACTGCCCGCTCTCGGCCTCGTCGGCCGACGCGTGCATGGTCGCGGTCGCCCGGCCGAGATCGGCGACGACGGCCGCGATCTCCTCCGGGTCGTCCAGGTCCGACCAGTCCAGGTCCACCGCGTACGGGGAGACCTCCGCCACCAGCTGCCCGGCCCCGTCCAGCTCCGTCCAGCCCAGCCACGGGTCCGCGTGCGCCTGCAGGGCGCGCTGCGAGATGACCGTGCGGTGCCCCTCGTGCTGGAAGTACTCCCGCACCGCCCGGTCCGTGATGTGCCGGGAGGCCGCCGGGGTCTGCGCCTGCTTGAGGTAGATCACGACGTCGTTCTCCAGGGCGTCGCTGTGCCCCTCCAGCAGGATGTTGTAGGAGGGCAGGCCCGCCGAGCCGATGCCGACGCCCCGGCGCCCCACCACGTCCTTGACCCGGTAGGAGTCCGGACGCACGAGGGACTCGTCGGGGAGGGTCTCCAGGTACCCGTCGAAGGCGGCCAGCACCTTGTAGCGGGTGGCGGCGTCCAGCTCGATCGAGCCGCCGCCGGAGCTGAAGCGGCGCTCGTAGTCCCGTATCTCCGTCATGGAGTCCAGCAGGGAGAAACGGGTCCGGGAGCGGGCCGAGCGCAGCGCGTCCAGCAGCGGGCCCTCGGCGGTGTCCAGGGTGAAGGAGGGCACCTCCTCGTGCTTCGCGCCCGCCGCCAGCCGGTGGATCCGCTCCCGGTAGGCACCCGCGTAGATGCGCACCAGCTCGCTTATCTGGTCGTCGCTGAGCGCCTTGGTGTAGCCGATCAGGGCGACGGAGGCGGCGAACCGCTTCAGGTCCCAGGTGAAGGGGCCGACGTAGGCCTCGTCGAAGTCGTTCACGTTGAAGACGAGCCGACCGTTGGAGTCCATGTACGTGCCGAAGTTCTCGGCGTGCAGGTCTCCGTGGATCCACACCCGGCCCGTCCGCTCGTCCAGGTAGGGGCCGCCGTGCCGGTCCCGCTCCAGGTCGGAGTAGAAGAGACAGGCGGTACCCCGGTAGAAGGCGAAGGCCGAAGCCGCCATCTTGCGGAATTTGACCTGGAAGGCAGCGGGGTCGGCGGCGAGCAGCTCACCGAACGCGGTGTCGAACACGTCGAGGATCTGCTCGGCGCGCTGCTCGTCGGTCGTCTCGGGGACCGCCATGGCGGGTTCCTCCTGGTGCACGGGCTGTTTCAGGTTCCGACCGACTGGACGCCGGATCGGTCCTCCTGGTTCTGCAACGCCCGACCGTACCGGTCAGTGCCCGTGATCTGTCACCCGGCCGACGTAGGATTCGAAGTTGCCCCCCGCCCCCCGCCCTCGGAGGACCCGCGCCGTGACAAAGCCGCCGTTCACGCACCTGCACGTCCACACCCAGTACTCGCTGCTGGACGGTGCCGCGCGGCTGAAGGACATGTTCAACGCGTGCAACGAGATGGGCATGACGCACATCGCCATGTCCGACCACGGCAATCTGCACGGCGCCTATGACTTCTTCCACACCGCGCAGAAGGCCGGCATCACGCCGATCATCGGCATCGAGGCGTACGTCGCCCCCGAGTCCCGGCGCAACAAGCGGCGCATCCAGTGGGGCCAGCCCCACCAGAAGCGCGACGACGTCTCCGGTTCCGGCGGTTACACCCACAAGACGATCTGGGCGGCGAACTCCACCGGCCTGCACAACCTCTTCCGGCTGTCCTCCGACGCGTACGCCGAGGGCTGGCTCACCAAGTGGCCGCGCATGGACAAGGAGACCATCAGCCAGTGGTCCGAGGGGCTGATCGCCTCCACCGGCTGCCCCTCCGGCGAGGTCCAGACCCGGCTGCGCCTCGGCCAGTTCGACGAGGCCCTCAAGGCCGCCTCCGACTACCAGGACATCTTCGGCAAGGGCCGCTACTTCCTGGAGCTGATGGACCACGGCATCGAGATCGAGCGCCGGGTGCGCGACGGGCTGCTGGAGATCGGCAAGAAGCTCGGCATCCCGCCGCTGGTCACCAACGACTCGCACTACACCTACGCGCACGAGGCCGGCGCCCACGACGCCCTGCTCTGCATCCAGACCGGCAAGAACCTCTCGGACCCGGACCGCTTCCGCTTCGACGGCACCGGCTACTACCTGAAGTCCACCGACGAGATGTACGCGGTCGACTCCTCGGACGCCTGGCAGGAGGGCTGCGCCAACACCCTCCTCGTCGCCGAGCAGATCGACACGACCGGCATGTTCGAGGCCAAGAACCTCATGCCGAGGTTCGAGATCCCCGAAGAGGGCTACACCGAGATCACCTGGTTCAAGGAGGAAGTGCGGCGCGGCATGGCCCGCCGCTACCCCGGAGGGGTACCCGACGACCGCCAGAAGCAGGCCGAGTACGAGCTGGACGTCATCATCCAGATGGGGTTCCCGGGCTACTTCCTCGTCGTCGCCGACTTCATCATGTGGGCGAAGAACAACGGCATCGCGGTGGGCCCCGGCCGAGGCTCCGCGGCCGGCTCGATCGTCGCGTACGCCATGGGCATCACCGACCTCGACCCGATCGAGCACGGGCTGATCTTCGAGCGGTTCCTGAACCCCGAGCGCGTCTCCATGCCCGACGTCGACATCGACTTCGACGAGCGCCGGCGCGTCGAGGTGATCCGGTACGTGACCGAGAAGTACGGCGAGGACAAGGTCGCCATGATCGGCACGTACGGCAAGATCAAGGCGAAGAACGCCATCAAGGACTCCGCACGCGTCCTCGGCTACCCGTACGCCATGGGCGACCGCCTCACCAAGGCGATGCCCGCCGACGTCCTCGGCAAGGGCATCGACCTCAACGGCATCACCGACCCCTCGCACCCGCGCTACAGCGAGGCGGGCGAGATCCGGGCGATGTACGAGAACGAGCCGGACGTGAAGAAGGTCATCGACACCGCCAGGGGTGTGGAGGGCCTGGTCCGGCAGATGGGCGTGCACGCGGCCGGCGTGATCATGTCCAGCGAGCCGATCGTCGACCACGCCCCGGTCTGGGTGCGGCACACCGACGGCGTGACGATCACGCAGTGGGACTACCCCCAGTGCGAGTCACTCGGCCTGATCAAGATGGACTTCCTGGGCCTGCGCAACCTGACCATCATGGACGACGCCGTCAAGATGGTGAAGGCCAACAAGGGCATCGAGCTCGACCTCCTCGCCCTCCCGCTGGACGACCCCAAGACGTACGAGCTGCTCTGCCGCGGTGACACGCTCGGCGTCTTCCAGTTCGACGGCGGCCCCATGCGCTCGCTGCTGCGCCTGATGAAGCCCGACAACTTCGAGGACATCTCCGCCGTCTCGGCCCTGTACCGGCCGGGCCCGATGGGCATGAACTCGCACACCAACTACGCCCTGCGCAAGAACAAGCAGCAGGAGATCACTCCGATCCACCCGGAGCTGGAGGAGCCCCTCAGGGAGGTCCTCGACATCACCTACGGCCTCATCGTGTACCAGGAGCAGGTGCAGAAGGCCGCCCAGATCGTCGCCGGGTACTCGCTCGGCGAGGCCGACATCCTGCGCCGTGTGATGGGCAAGAAGAAGCCCGACGAGCTGGCGAAGAACTTCACCATCTTCCAGGAGGGCGCACGCGGGAACGGCTTCAGCGACAAGGCCATCCAGGCCCTGTGGGACGTGCTGGTGCCGTTCGCCGGCTACGCCTTCAACAAGGCGCACTCCTCCGCGTACGGCCTGGTCACATACTGGACCGCCTACCTCAAGGCGAACTACCCGGCCGAGTACATGGCGGGGCTCCTCACCTCGGTCAAGGACGACAAGGACAAGTCCGCGATCTACCTGAACGAGTGCCGGCGCATGGGCATCAAGGTGCTGCCGCCGAACGTCAACGAGTCGGAGTCGAACTTCGCCGCCCAGGGCGACGACGTGATCCTCTTCGGGCTCACCGCGGTGCGCAACGTCGGCCAGAACGTCGTCGAGTCGATCATCAAGAGCAGGAAGGCCAAGGGGAAGTACTCCACCTTCCCCGACTTCCTGGACAAGGTCGAGGCCGTCGTCTGCAACAAGCGCACCGTCGAGTCGCTGATCAAGGCCGGCGCCTTCGACGAGATGGGCCACACCCGCAAGGGCCTGGTCGCGCACCACGAGTCGATGATCGACAACGTGGTCGCGGTCAAGCGCAAGGAGGCCGAGGGACAGTTCGACCTGTTCGGCGGGATGGGTGACGAGAACGCGAGCGACGAGCCCGGCTTCGGCCTCGACGTGGAGTTCTCCGACGTCGAGTGGGAGAAGTCCTACCTGCTCGCCCAGGAGCGCGAGATGCTCGGCCTCTACGTCTCCGACCACCCGCTCTTCGGCCTGGAGCACGTGCTCTCCGACAAGACGGACGCCGGCATCTCCCAGCTGACCGGCGGCGAGCACTCCGACGGCGCCGTCGTCACCATCGGCGGCATCATCTCGGGCCTCCAGCGCAAGATGACCAAGCAGGGCAACGCCTGGGCCATCGCCACCGTCGAGGACCTGGCCGGCTCCATCGAATGCATGTTCTTCCCGGCGACCTACCAGCTCGTCTCCACCCAGCTGGTCGAGGACACCGTGGTCTTCGTCAAGGGCCGCCTCGACAAGCGCGAGGACGTCCCCCGCCTGGTCGCCATGGAGATGATGGTCCCCGACCTCTCCTCGGCCGGCACCAACGCCCCGGTGGTCCTCACCATCCCCACCGTCAAGGTCACGCCGCCGATGGTGACCCGTCTGGGCGAGATCCTGCGCCACCACAAGGGCAACACCGAGGTGCGGATCAAGCTCCAGGGGCCGCGGACCACCACCGTGCTCCGCCTCGACCGGCACCGCGTCCAGCCCGATCCGGCGCTCTTCGGCGACCTCAAGGTGCTGCTCGGACCGTCCTGCCTGGCCGGATAGCGCCCCCGACGGTACGCGCGGAAGGGCCCGCCCGGTGACATCGGGCGGGCCCTTCCGCGTACGAGTACGGCCGTCAGTTGTGGCCGAACTTCTTCTCCTTGCGCTTGTGCGCCATGTCCATCGGGCTCGGCGCCGAGGAGGAGGGCATCGACTCGGTCTCCGAGGTGCCCTTGGCCGGATCCTGCCCCGACCGGGGCTGCTGCTTGGCGGGCTGCTTCTGGTTCTTGTTCTTGGCCATGGTGGAGCCTCCGTGAGGGTCTAGGGGCCAGGACCGCCTTCACACTCACATAACGCCAGAAACCGCGCATTTTGGATCATTACTGCGCGTAGCGGATGGCTCCCGCCCCGTCGACCGTGAGATCCGCCACGCCGATGATCGAGTTCCGGCCTTCAACACCCTTGGGGTCGGGCAGACTCGGGGAACCGCCGCAAAGCACAGAGGACCCCCAGGGAAGAGGGTGGAACGCGTGGACCGCTGCGTCGTCCTGGTGGATGCCGGCTACCTGCTGGGTGCCGCCGCCAGCCTTCTCGCCGGGGAGCCCTCCCGCTCCCGGATCACCATCGACCATGCCGCCCTCATCCAGGGCCTGCGCGAGCGGGCCGAGGCCGACACCGAACAGCCCCTGCTGCGCATCTACTGGTTCGACGGAGCGCCCGACCGGGTGCCCCAGCCCGAACACCGGCGGCTGCGCGTCATGCCCCGCGTCACCGTCCGGCTCGGCGCCCTAACCCGCAGCGACGGCCGCTGGGCGCAGAAGGGCGTCGACGCCGCCATGCACGCCGAACTCACCGAGCTGGCCCGCAACCGGGCCTGCTCCGACGTGGTCCTGGTCACCGGCGACGGCGACCTGCTGCCCGGCCTGATGTCCGCCAAGGAACACGGCGTCGCCGTCCACCTGTGGGCCGTCCAGGCCGCCGACGGGGACTACAACCAGTCCGAGGACCTCGTCGCCGAGGCCGACGAACGCCGGGTCCTGGACCGGGCCTGGATCACCCGGGCCGTCCGCGCCAAGGACCTCACCGGACTGTGCTCCCCGCCGCCCGCACCGCGCCCCGACATCGCCGCCATCCTCTCGGCCCCGCTGCCCGAGGCGGCGCTCGCCGAGGCCGCCCGCAACGGCGCCGCCGCCAACGGGACGGAAGACCGCGACGGAGCCCCCGTACCGGCACCCGCCACCCCCGGGGGCAAGCCGGTGCCCACCCCCAAGGACCTGGCCGGTGCGCTGCGCGCCACCGGCCAGCAGGGCCACCCGCAGACCGGGCCGAGCGGCGCCCACGCCCCCGCCAGCGCCCTGCGCTGGTCCTCCGACAAGGGGTGGATCGACCGGGCCGGACCGCTGGGCGAGCCCGCCGAGACCGCTTCGCTGCCCACCCTCGCCCAACTCACCAGCGCCGAACAGCGCTGGGCGGACCGCGAGGAGGACATCACCACCGTCGGCGGAGACCCGTTCGAGGTGGGACAGGTGTTCGCCCGACGCTGGATGGAGCGGCTCCCGGAGACCGTGCACCTGCAGAAGCTGGCCGCGATGTACCCGCGGATCCCGCACCGGATCGACGGCGAACTGCTGCGCTACGCGGCCCGGTTCGGGCTGCTCGCGCACAAGGACGACCAGATCGACGAGCACGACCGGTACGCCATCCGCGCCGGGTTCTGGCGGGAGATCGACGTCCGGGCCGCCGCCGAACACGTGGCCGCCGGACCGGCCACCGAGTCCGGAGCCGGCCCCGGCGAGCTCGCGGCCCCGCTGACCCCGACGGCCGAGTAGGGCCGAGAACCCCGTAGGCTGCTCCCTCGTGAGTACGGGCACAGCACAGGCGCGAGAAGGCACGGCAGCGGCCGCGGGAGCGGCGCCGGACGTCATCTTCACGGTGCGTGACCTGGTCAAGACGTATCCCGCGGTACGCGGCCGGCGCGGGGCCCCCGCCCTGCCCGAGACCCGCGCCAACGACGGGATCTGCCTGGACGTCCGGCGCGGCGAGATCTTCGGACTGCTCGGCCCCAACGGCGCCGGCAAGTCCACCCTGGTCCGCCAGCTCACCGGCCTGATGCGGCCGGACTCCGGCTCGGTGACCCTGCTCGGCCACGACCTCGTGGGCCACCCCGGACGGGCCTCCCGGCTGCTCGCCTACCTGGGGCAGGAGTCCACCGCCCTGGACGAGCTCACGGTGGCGCTGGCCGCCGAGACCACCGCCCGGCTGCGCGGACAGGGCGCCCGCGCCGCCCGGGCCGAGCGCGACGCCGTACTGGAGGAGCTCGGGCTGACCCCGATCGCCGGACGGCCCCTGAAGAAACTTTCCGGCGGCCAGCGCCGCCTCGCCTGCTTCGCCACCGCTCTGGTGGGGGAGCGGCCCGTACTGGTCCTCGACGAGCCCACCACCGGCATGGACCCGGTCGCCCGCCGGGCCGTGTGGTCCGCCGTCGACCGGCGGCGCGCGCAACACGGCGCGACGGTCCTGCTCGTCACCCACAACGTCATCGAGGCCGAGACCGTCCTCGACCGGGTCGCCGTCATCGACCAGGGCAAGGTCATCGCCTGCGACACCCCGGCCGGACTGAAGGCCACCGTCTCGGGCGAGGTCCGGCTGGACCTGGTCTGGCGCGAAAGCGCTCCGCTGGAGGTCCCGGAGGTCGCCGAGCTGCGCGACCGGGCGGTCGAGTCCGGGCGCCGCTGGGTGCTCCGGCTGGCCCCGGACGAGGCGAGGGCGGCGGTGGCCTCGGTCACCGGGGGCCCGGCCTTCGCCGCGCTCGACGACTTCACCCTGGCCACCCCCAGCCTCGAAGACGTGTACCTGGCCCTCGGCGGCAAGACGAAAGGGCTGGTGAAGTCGTGAGCGACCGTTCAACGGGGGCCGTCCGGGCCGTGCTCGCGCCCGATGCCGTGCCCTCGCCCCCGGCGGCCGCCGCGCCGGCGGGCGCCGCCGACGACCTCGCACAGACACTGCAGCCCGCGCCGCTGGCGCCCGGCGCGCGGTTCTTCCCCGCCCTGGCCGCCGTCTACCGGGCCCAGCTGTCCCGGGCCCGGGTGGCCCGGATCCCGCTGCTGTTCGTCGCCACCTTCCAGTCCGTCGGGATCATGATCCTGATGCGGGGCGTGGTCGACGGGGGCTCGGAGGCCCGCGCCGTCGTCGCCGGCTCCTCGGTGCTCGTCGTCGCCTTCGTCGCCCTAAACCTGCTCGCCCAGTACTTCGGGCAGCTGCGGGCCGGCGGCGGGCTCGACCACTACGCCACCCTGCCCGTGCCGCCGGCGTCGGTGGTGCTGGGCGCGGCCGCCGCGTACGCCTCCTTCACGCTGCCGGGGACCCTGGTCACCGCCGTCTTCGGATGCCTGCTGTTCGGGCTGCCGATGAGCGGACTGTGGATCCTGGCCGCGGTGGTACCGCTGGCCGGGGCCGCGCTGGCCGGGCTCGGCGCGGCGCTGGGACTGCTCGCACCGCGGCAGGAGCTGGCCACCCTCGCGGGGCAGCTCGGCATGTCGGCGGCGCTGCTGCTCGGGGTGCTGCCGCCCGAGCGGATGCCGGGGGTGATCGTATGGGCCCGGGACCTGCTGCCGTCCACGTACGGCGTCGAGGCGTTCGCCCGTACGTTCGCTCCGGAGCCGGACTGGGCCGCCGTCGCCTTCGACCTGGGCGTGTGCGGGGCCGTCGGGGTCCTCTCGCTCACCGTCGCGACCTGGGCGTACCGCCGGGCGGCCGTCCGCTGACACGGTCCGCCGACGCTGCTGCCGAGCACACCTGGCACGATGTGGGGGTGACCGAAGCCGTGACCCCGCAGTCCCCGCTCGACCCGCCGTCGCTCCCGACCGAGAAGCCGGGGGCCGCCTCCGGGGCGATCACCCCGGAGGACGTCCGGGACGGGGCCGTCGTCGCCCTGCTCGTCGGGGCGGCCGGACTGCTCCTCGGCCTGCTGTGGCTGTGGCTGGCCCCCCGGGTGCAGTACGTCTCCAACGGGGAGGCCGTGTTCCTGCACAACAGCGAGAGCGAGGCGCGGATCGCCTCCGACGGCACCTTCTTCCTGCTGTCGCTGGGGCTGGGCGTGCTCACCGCCGTCGGCACCTTCCTGTGGCGCCGGGCCGGCGGTGTGCCGCTGGTGATCGGGCTGGCCGTCGGGTCCTGCTTCGGAGCACTGGTGGGATGGCGGTTCGGACTGTGGCTGGGCCCGTCGTCGGACCTCGTCGCGGCCGCGAAGCAGGCGGGCAAGGGGGTTCCGTTCGACGCGCCGCTGGAGCTGCTCGCGCACGGGGCGCTGTTGGTCTGGCCAATGACCGCCGTGCTGCTGCACCTGGGGCTGACCGCGTTGTGGACGCCGCGGGAACCGGATCCCGAGCCCGTGCTCGGCTGGTCGGGGTTCTACCAGGCACCGACGTCGGCGACGCCGCCGCCCGCCGATGCCGCTCCCTCGGCACCGGAGGCCCCGCGGTCCTGACCCCGCCGGGGCTCCGCCCCCGGACCTCGCGCCTCAAACGCCGGCGGGGCTGAAGGATCGGGGATCCGCCCCGGACCCGCGCCTCAAGCGCCGGCGAGGCTGG
Protein-coding sequences here:
- a CDS encoding alkaline phosphatase D family protein — encoded protein: MTSHLTSSQSAATPRRRTVVLAAAATAALAPLTSLGASAAHAAGTAPAFLHGVASGDPLPDGVLLWTRVTPTPEAVPGSGLGPATQVNWEVAADKGFTRIVGSGTVTASAATDHTVKVDVRGLQPQTPYWYRFTAGSTSSPVGRTLTTPAHETTTEGVRFGVVSCANWESGYFSAYRHLAARTDLHAILHLGDYIYEYQSGGYPEAKYVVRPHEPKHEIVSLADYRTRHGKYKTDADLQALHHAHPIIAIWDDHEFANDAWAGGAENHTPGAEGEWAARAAAAKQAYFEWMPVRASIAGTVYRRLRFGTLADLHLLDLRSFRSQQTKVGSGSVDDPERTITGRAQLDWLKSGLAGSEATWKLVGTSVMISPVAFGSLPAHLLKPLTKLLGLPEGGIAISADQWDGYTDDRKELLGHLKDRGIKNTVFLTGDIHMAWANEVPMNMATYPGSGTAATEFVVTSVTSDNLDDILHVLPDTLSLVAESAIKAANWHVKWLDMDAHGYGVLDVTAERSQMDYYVVSDKRQPGATSAWSRSYRTLNGTQTVERVHQPVR
- a CDS encoding DsbA family protein; translated protein: MSSRNSQANKAAARERLRAEREAQAKKDKVRRQVVVAGAVVAALGLVGAIGYAVVQSNQPTHWEKAATAELVKPKNTEGEDGTTVVIGKPDAKKTLELYEDSRCPACAAFEQAAGEQIKKDVDAGKYKLQYIGATFIDNAVKGEGSKNALSALGAALNVSPEAFLQYKGALYSKDLHPEESVDSFAKDDYLLKVADTVPALKGNAEFKKAVEDGTYDRWALEMSKSFDKSGVKGTPTLKMDGKKIDTPQTAELFTAAIDKALQG
- a CDS encoding DUF2252 domain-containing protein; translation: MAVPETTDEQRAEQILDVFDTAFGELLAADPAAFQVKFRKMAASAFAFYRGTACLFYSDLERDRHGGPYLDERTGRVWIHGDLHAENFGTYMDSNGRLVFNVNDFDEAYVGPFTWDLKRFAASVALIGYTKALSDDQISELVRIYAGAYRERIHRLAAGAKHEEVPSFTLDTAEGPLLDALRSARSRTRFSLLDSMTEIRDYERRFSSGGGSIELDAATRYKVLAAFDGYLETLPDESLVRPDSYRVKDVVGRRGVGIGSAGLPSYNILLEGHSDALENDVVIYLKQAQTPAASRHITDRAVREYFQHEGHRTVISQRALQAHADPWLGWTELDGAGQLVAEVSPYAVDLDWSDLDDPEEIAAVVADLGRATATMHASADEAESGQSLVPFSTERAIDAAIAADEDGFAALLVDFAHAYGARARADHQIFVDLFRNGRLTP
- the dnaE gene encoding DNA polymerase III subunit alpha; amino-acid sequence: MTKPPFTHLHVHTQYSLLDGAARLKDMFNACNEMGMTHIAMSDHGNLHGAYDFFHTAQKAGITPIIGIEAYVAPESRRNKRRIQWGQPHQKRDDVSGSGGYTHKTIWAANSTGLHNLFRLSSDAYAEGWLTKWPRMDKETISQWSEGLIASTGCPSGEVQTRLRLGQFDEALKAASDYQDIFGKGRYFLELMDHGIEIERRVRDGLLEIGKKLGIPPLVTNDSHYTYAHEAGAHDALLCIQTGKNLSDPDRFRFDGTGYYLKSTDEMYAVDSSDAWQEGCANTLLVAEQIDTTGMFEAKNLMPRFEIPEEGYTEITWFKEEVRRGMARRYPGGVPDDRQKQAEYELDVIIQMGFPGYFLVVADFIMWAKNNGIAVGPGRGSAAGSIVAYAMGITDLDPIEHGLIFERFLNPERVSMPDVDIDFDERRRVEVIRYVTEKYGEDKVAMIGTYGKIKAKNAIKDSARVLGYPYAMGDRLTKAMPADVLGKGIDLNGITDPSHPRYSEAGEIRAMYENEPDVKKVIDTARGVEGLVRQMGVHAAGVIMSSEPIVDHAPVWVRHTDGVTITQWDYPQCESLGLIKMDFLGLRNLTIMDDAVKMVKANKGIELDLLALPLDDPKTYELLCRGDTLGVFQFDGGPMRSLLRLMKPDNFEDISAVSALYRPGPMGMNSHTNYALRKNKQQEITPIHPELEEPLREVLDITYGLIVYQEQVQKAAQIVAGYSLGEADILRRVMGKKKPDELAKNFTIFQEGARGNGFSDKAIQALWDVLVPFAGYAFNKAHSSAYGLVTYWTAYLKANYPAEYMAGLLTSVKDDKDKSAIYLNECRRMGIKVLPPNVNESESNFAAQGDDVILFGLTAVRNVGQNVVESIIKSRKAKGKYSTFPDFLDKVEAVVCNKRTVESLIKAGAFDEMGHTRKGLVAHHESMIDNVVAVKRKEAEGQFDLFGGMGDENASDEPGFGLDVEFSDVEWEKSYLLAQEREMLGLYVSDHPLFGLEHVLSDKTDAGISQLTGGEHSDGAVVTIGGIISGLQRKMTKQGNAWAIATVEDLAGSIECMFFPATYQLVSTQLVEDTVVFVKGRLDKREDVPRLVAMEMMVPDLSSAGTNAPVVLTIPTVKVTPPMVTRLGEILRHHKGNTEVRIKLQGPRTTTVLRLDRHRVQPDPALFGDLKVLLGPSCLAG
- a CDS encoding NYN domain-containing protein — translated: MERVDRCVVLVDAGYLLGAAASLLAGEPSRSRITIDHAALIQGLRERAEADTEQPLLRIYWFDGAPDRVPQPEHRRLRVMPRVTVRLGALTRSDGRWAQKGVDAAMHAELTELARNRACSDVVLVTGDGDLLPGLMSAKEHGVAVHLWAVQAADGDYNQSEDLVAEADERRVLDRAWITRAVRAKDLTGLCSPPPAPRPDIAAILSAPLPEAALAEAARNGAAANGTEDRDGAPVPAPATPGGKPVPTPKDLAGALRATGQQGHPQTGPSGAHAPASALRWSSDKGWIDRAGPLGEPAETASLPTLAQLTSAEQRWADREEDITTVGGDPFEVGQVFARRWMERLPETVHLQKLAAMYPRIPHRIDGELLRYAARFGLLAHKDDQIDEHDRYAIRAGFWREIDVRAAAEHVAAGPATESGAGPGELAAPLTPTAE
- a CDS encoding ABC transporter ATP-binding protein, with protein sequence MSTGTAQAREGTAAAAGAAPDVIFTVRDLVKTYPAVRGRRGAPALPETRANDGICLDVRRGEIFGLLGPNGAGKSTLVRQLTGLMRPDSGSVTLLGHDLVGHPGRASRLLAYLGQESTALDELTVALAAETTARLRGQGARAARAERDAVLEELGLTPIAGRPLKKLSGGQRRLACFATALVGERPVLVLDEPTTGMDPVARRAVWSAVDRRRAQHGATVLLVTHNVIEAETVLDRVAVIDQGKVIACDTPAGLKATVSGEVRLDLVWRESAPLEVPEVAELRDRAVESGRRWVLRLAPDEARAAVASVTGGPAFAALDDFTLATPSLEDVYLALGGKTKGLVKS